agtggtggaacaaaagttttttatatcgatgtgatgaacgtcatacaaattttcaaaacttaaaaaacatgttttggacaaactgacaaactgacaaacagaattaaattttcattttgggaagacgaagaaaatcttattttggctataacttttgaacagagcgtcggattttgacatatgacccttcattcgacgggtattttcaaaaggtatacaactaaaacattgcttgggggcatttatccccaccggccccaacagctccaaatttcgaaattttcactttttcactttcaccgctctctctcccaaaccaattgattttcttaaagtcttggtatgcaatcctgttagttttcgctatacctttcgataggtgtatcattcattatgatcggaccatcacagtagattttcatttcttcgtgtatatatagtagtcgccttcgcacactctcctggtgcgcttcgtcactacatggactgccgtccatagtgatattagATTTCAAATACTttacgtcaaaaaaaaaataaataaatgaaaatttatattatttataaatgttataTGTTAATAAAAACAGCAATGGATGAAAAGcctatacaaaaatatttaaattgaatgtgaaatctgtttgttttttttctgtaaaatattGATTGTCCTATTTCAATGTAATCCAAAATATAATATCTTTTTCTTAATGTAATAATACATAAAACaaagtaattattattataatcaatTACAATcactttcaatttaaaaaaaaaaaattaaaggtatATACTTCttgttcaaatttaagtttagtataattgaaataactgaaattatccaagttttttttttttatatttaaaaatcataacaaCCACAATGGTGTCAAAGAGAACATGCTGCATTAACCAATAAAAAGACACCCGTGATTTTCTTTATGTTCTTATTAATCCATAATGTACATTTGACAATTAACTTTTGTTACTTAAAACCACTACGTAAGGAAACgtcaatttataaaatatttataaaaagaaatgaaaagcaGTAAAACGGCTTAACACGTCACCAACAGCAATATAAAGTTCAAAAATTCCACTGCGAGTTCGTACACATTGCACTACACACTTCACTAcagatcaaaataaaaatgagatCGAACATTActatcaaatcaaaaaatcaaaaatcacaaTAGTTTCAAGAACCCAGAACACATTAAAACAATACCTTGAGCGCCATAAATCAGCGCCCATGAAGGTTACAGCTAGCTAGTTCAGTCAAATTAACATAAGACTCTTGTTGACAGGCGTGAGTCGAAGCCACACGTTTAAGGGGGCctaaataataggaaaaaaagagaagacaagaaaggaagctacatTAGGCCAGTCgtagcttatatacccttgcagataaagtaaatacctatagtttaatgctctttcggtgcagttccggggattccagattcagagtgcctatttaaattttgttttaaagttgtcaaaaataaaaacggctacttcctacaaagttacaatgaatttatatttatttatatttgtttgaatattcctatgggagccttaagatatagtggtcctaagcggctcgctccgacatatgacatgcaatagaaagaagactttcggaaaagtttcatcgcgatagctttaaaactgagagactagttcggataaaaacggacagacggaaatacagacatggctagatagactcggctattggtgctgatcaagaatatatatactttatgtggtcggaaacgtctccttcactgcgttgcaaacatctgactgaaattataataccctctgcaagggtataacaaaaaCTTATTCGATGGTCGTACGCAGATTCCTTTTGCGAAGTCATTCCATGCCTTTCCGCATCGATAACTTCAAGCcttcaatttaatatattttcctcACGGGCTTCGGGCATCTGCTCACGGAGTCCAATGCAACCAGGACCCGTTGCCCTCTGCTATTGTCCTCGATAAGGACACGTCTTTCGATTAGCAAGGATCGGAAGAGACGGACACCGCCGCCAATATTACCAAAACCGTGGAGAAGATCGGACATAAGGACATCATCGGACAAAATACTCTGATGTAAATTTCCGCAGCGCTTGTGAATTCCACGCTACTGAATTTGAAGAAGACATAGCAGCGAGCCGTTCCGAGGCGTAGTGACCATTGCCCACTTTGCCCGGTACCAAATGTGTTAAAAAAGTAAAGCCCAAAACGAGCcaatgaaaattaatagtaAACAAGTGAAAATCAAGAGATCAGAAACATGATCCGTCAGTGAAAATAACCACAATAACAACTGAACGAATTGTGAAACAAGTTTGAATGCCACTTAACTGAACCGATAGTTCATCGCctgttttctcggtgcaactctgaattcttcctcttgactgtgaaaattggaatgATGACaccgagaacaaatcaaatcgatggcgggataaaattaaataatgcttcagctcattgtttcttgggtttttttttaattatttgtagtttgttttGGGCGGAAAAGCATTCGCAAACAGGTTGCTATGAGTGGGCCAAAATTTAAGCTGTtctgcgtacgaaaacatcaatgttagCAGCGAAGTCTCAgaatatgttctgcacttcgtaaataataactaatgATAGTCAATGCTGCAATAGGAAAGTTAAAGGGCATTATATTACCTGTAAACTGAGTTATCTATGACCTCAATCGGTTTACCAGAACTcaagatataaaataaaaaaggcccaaaaacgttttttacactttaaaaaaaattgacaccataacaaaaattgtatgtgcccatttcttaatcagggagatgtactttaccGGAAAACCAAGACTGCCTTCGAGTAGGAAgaggtcgatttttttttgtaaactggtgtaatagAAGATAAGGAAGGcaagttaaaatttaacgtttacttaagaaaaaggcgcaaaagaaaagatttgcgatataatcgattttttaaccgcgcatTTTAAACGTGTTATGAGTGTggcatttccattttaaatgtgttgactgtggtatttatacccgttactcgtagagtaaaagggtatattgtattcgtgcaaaagtatgtaacagctagaagcaagcgtttccgaccccataaagtatatatattcttgatcaggatcactagccgagtcgatctagccatgtccgtctgtccgtctgtctgtccgtctgtctgtctgtctgtctgtctgtctgtctgtctgtatgaacgctgagatctcggaaactataaaagctagaggattggcattttgcatgaatattctaggagctcctacgcagcgcaagtttgtttcaaaaaggtgccacgccccctctaacgcccacaagccccctttaacgcccacagttttgaagctattatgaaaatagtaactgatatgtattcgcttcgtcaatacctatcgattggccaagtaaaaaattgccacgcccactctaacgcccacaaacccaataaacgcttaaacctggccagcgcctacatttccgcctttcatgaccagtagtaccaatatctggcggtagatggcgcaaacCAATATACACTatcgccatctaggaaatggcattggaaaaaatctgcgtttttttctgtggtcactctaattcacattatgttaatgcaaattttaaattatttgaaatggggcgcgcattttgtctctttttgctcgtatacgtttttcacaagtgcatttacctgcgctagagagagacggaagatgtgctaggcagaattgaaagttctagaaagcctcttctagaaagagatccctgggtaaaaatcgagcggcgaaaaacatataagaaggcatatttctattaagttgtttaactgagtaacgggtatctaatagtcgaggcactcgactatagcgttctctcttgttttatttcattttccctttgcgcggtcacacttaaagtgcAACAGCAGGacacatatacacacatacatgcgccagcaggacatacatacatacatatggggaggccgtgacgtcacatcaggttagccaaatttgaaaatattgggaacttggttaaggatgctgaatctccaaaaaatttaaatgcagttatttgcgggtatgccataagattatgaacatcacatttttaaaccattttaacaacatttataacagagaaatgacAAAAGAAggtgttgttttttgttctacaaagtaccccttacgcggctcctaattatttttgtaattactgttgtttttgtttagatttttatgtcaatccgttctgggtggaatttgctactgaccgttttttaggggtcAATTATAGTTTAGATATACTCGTGCCTTTGTTTGACTATCGGAAGTAAATTGTGCCTCCTCAAGGcattaaaatagttattatCACTCAGTATACCTTTttgttataatataataaaacattgacttttcagcggctagtatcagccttgtgtttgtatgaatAATCACAAGAGccctcagagcgacgtttgtagtcgtgaatagtcagcaatttgctgacATGTGCACCTTGTACGGGTGGTAAATTGGATACTCTCCGataacaaactttgttggtcaattaaaagtaaattcatatgtattcccaataataatattactcataaatggcactagccaatattttatgcaataaaattataatgtgaaaacgaacttaaaaccatgaagtgctaagttttcaacaagggggtgctgacgcgataagtggagtaggtggtgaataatgacataactttcGACGGACTACCTTGACAATAGGGTATTTGGCACACAAatgtgtgaaggggagggaatgtggccgaaacattgcctgatcgtgttacgatcaagcgacagctaagcttgtggggcaatgtaaaatgatgaccgacggactttacgactcttactatttttcaggcgttatgttggagaggagaaagtcttaccaagaacccaccccatccggcgagcttatgccggaaaaaattggtgcctgaacatcggatgactttccctcggcccaagtccctTTCAGGACTAGGGCACTAATATGAGGAAAATGAGAGAAAACTCTGATAAAGATAGTTTGTAGAGTAAGGGATGAGAGTGGGAAAGTGGAGACTTCGTGGGCAGAGTGAGAATATAACGAAAGAagaccggactttggactgtGCCGTAAACTTTCGATTAGCAGGATAAGTGCCACATCTCAGCAGCGGTGCGGCACACAGACGTGCCACATGCATTAGGAGAACCCTCGGGACGGCagcaataaatataacttCAATTTAAAGCCATGATAGAAGGAAAATGGGTTCAAACAGAAACCGTTTTCCGTAGGTGTAGAAGCGAAGTGAAGCTCTAGGCAGTCTCCTAGCGTAGGCCGTCAGCCGTCGGGTACATAGGGGGACCAACGGTGTACTCGACCCGTGCCGTAACTGTGTGCAGCGATGGAAGTGCGACTATACTCTCTAGCTATGGATATGGATGCTGACGAATCGTAGTCTGGCGGAACTGGACAGGCGTGTCAAGCAACCCGTGCCCACTTACTTTCAGGTTTGTAGCTGAGGGGTAAATTCAGTTGTGTTTTAACGGAGCCTTCCCAGGGCCTGGCAACCCTGGGTTGGGCCAACAACCCTCAGGCCCGCCGCGCTTGCCTGGCCGAGCAACCAGGcgattatatattgaaaatgaaaCCCAACACCGTAGCTTCGGTCCTCACGGGGGAGCTTAAACCACAAACCGATTCCGCTACCATCGAGGAAGGGCCGCGAACACCCAGCCAGGGTACTCCGGCTCCGATGGGAATGAAAGGGGCTGCAAGGACCAGCACCCCACTAGACACCAAGAACATCAACCCACACAACAGCGGAACCCAGCCGGGTACCACCAAGGCAGCCACCGTTACGCATCAGCAGTGCAAGTCCAAGGTCAGTCGGGCTCGTTTTATTCTCGGCAAGTTTGCCAAGAATAAGGCAGAGGGCAAGACTGTCCAGCGCGATGCGGAGGACAAGACTCGATGCCTTGCGGAGATCGCAGACTTTGAGGAATACATGAGGACGCCTCCGGAGGCCACTCAAGCCAACACAAGAAGGGACCGCTTACACGAGGCAAGCGTGAGCGGACCCAAACGGGCAAAGGACGCTCAGGGGAGGTAAAGACCGACCTCCTTTGTGAAGAAGGTAAAGAAGTTCAGCGACGTAGCCAGAGACATCCTCGCGATGGCACTGGTGGACGACCTGCACGACGACGGACACCTGCTGTCGAAAAAGTGGGAGGAGATAGAGGTCAAGGTGGCCGGCATGATAGCTGAAAGGCTATCAGCCGTGCCAAACGGTCCGATCCCCTCCTTCGACTCGTCGGACATGGTCAGGAAGCACCGGGTGATCAAGTGCGATGACTCGCTCTCAAGGTCCTTCCTGGCGGAATGCATAGACAAGATTGAAAATGCATGGGACGGCCTTAGTATTAGGCTCGTCCACGCCAGGGAGATTCCTAGGAGGCCGCGAGCTCGCATTTGGTTGCCAAAGGAGCAGACTGACCAAGGAAAGGTGCTGTCGCTGGTGAGGGCTCAGAACCCAGAAGTGCACACAGAGGACTGGGCGATACTTTAAGTAGAGAAGGAGGTGAAGACGAACCAGCCGTTCTCGAGAAGGTCGATGACACCAGCAAGCTGTTGGATGACCTGGTCATCGACGACAAGACCCCAGACGTAACACTCAACACCGGTGCCTAAAGTCGTACAGATTAACCTGAAGCACAGCACGCATGCTTCAGCCAATCTTGCAGTTCTTCTCAGTGAGAGGAGCATTGACAAAGGCATCGTTCAAGAACCATGGACTCGAGATGGACAAATCTCGGGTCTAACACAACAAGGATATACACTCTTTTATACTAACTCGACAGGTAGGCCGAGAGcaggtattattattaattattattattattattagttaaTTATTATTACCTATAACGCACTTCAATGCCCCAATCTTAGTACACCGGATCTAGCAGTTTCCAGATTCGTGGCGGTGGATGGGACATCGATGGTGATAGCCTCATCCTACATGGCCCATGATGTACCGGCTCCACCAGAGCCAGTCATCAAGCTGCTGCAATGGGCGGAAGATACTAAGGCGACCCTGGTGCTCGGATGCGACGCTAACGCGAGGCACACACTATGGGGAAGCTCGGAAACTAACGAAAGTGGTGAGTctctttttgataatattatttgCCGCAACATCACCATATGTGATAGAGGTAACACACCCACCTTTATATTCCCAAGCACTAAGGAATTTCAGGGATGGGAAGAGGTGTTAGACCTCACTTTTCAGACAGAATTTAGTAAATATAAGGTTGAAAAGTGGATAGTGTCGAAACAAAATTCCTTTTCAGATCACAGGTACATTTTCTTCgaaatttcgattccgattagcTAACCGGGACCGAAACATAACCCCCGTAGAGCCAACTGGGACAAATTCGGTGAGATAGTCTACTCGAAAGTTAGTAACAGAAGAATACGGGTACAAACCTCTACGACGACCCTGGACAAGGAAGTGGACCTAACAAACATTCTAAACATTGCATATAAGAAAACATGCAAGGTTTGAACCTCTAACAAACAACACCCTTTATGGTGGACCAAAGAGCTTTGCACTCTGAGAAAGAGTGCAAGAAAAGCCTATAACTCCAGCTATGCTACCAAGCAcaaaaagcatacaaaaaagcgATACACGCAGCCAAGAAAGACTCTTGAAGGACTTACTGCAAATCGCTCGAAGGTATAAAAGACTCGGCTAGACTACAGAGGTCCGTGCAAAAGGGTATAACAGCCCAACTCTATTACACAAACAAGACGGATCAGCGACTACAACAGTGGAAGAATCTAAGAGGCACTAGCGGATACACACTTTCCAGGCAACCTTCGAGAAAAGCCAGCACCTACTGAAGGTCAGAGGGCTCatcaaccaacacacacaagggATATCATAACCATTGAAAGAATCAAATGGACGATAAACTCTTTCGATAAATATAAGGGTCCGGGGCCAGACGGCATTTTCCCGGCAATGCTTCAAGCAACACAGGTCAGCATCTGTAGGTGGCTGCAAGCCATTTACACGGCTTGCATCAGACTAATACACATACCGTTTCTATGGAAGGAAGACAAAGTTGTATTTATACCAAAACCAGGAAGAAAAGGTCATAtcctatgtttttttttttcgatatggTCAACAAAACAAGTTTATTAGAGGGTGTTAAGTGGAACTCATTTATCTTTTACCCatggtaaaaataacaaaagttattacaaaaatttaacagTGTTGCAGACTATGCGTCTAAGTCTGGAATGAGTCTTCCACAAGCGTGCAGTCCAAGTATCCAATTGTCTGATGGGTGCAATCTCTTTAGTCTTCTTCTGTTCATAGGTCTGGAAAGTCTGAAAGCAAGTCTGTTTGTGTGGGAGACGAGTCTTGATCTGTATCGAATGGCCTTATTGGTGATAGATTTACAAACAGGATTAattttgagatctcgaaaaatagtagtgtttcttgtatagtatggggcgtttatcatgtcttaaaattttggattggcaggattcaattctttttatggaagagtgagagagtagacctacatgctgcgacgttttttcattgaaaaaagcagaggccttgttaaaacaaactcgatattttaaaaactaaaagtggatCCAACTTTTTACATAAACCGATTGTAattaacaatatggcgcaagtattaaaataaaaaaattattttttttgtgggggttacaaaatttttttaaatcttaatttgtttttatttttaagaaattttttagaaattttattttgaaagaagaggttttagaggaaataatgcaaaatacatgaagtcaatcgaattcatataaccggagatacataTTTTCAATGAGGGtacttttcaaatttgacaatttttggcaaacttaaaaaaaatcgaactaaaaaaataattttttttcggtcaaatcctgatacacgtgtttacttattttccgaatagtacgtgtaaaaaagtttcaggcaaatcaaaaatgtgaaaatttttttttggtcaaatctgtttggtttgtaaaagaacggcccatatatGTATAACGACGCACCAAACTGGCgcatgtttttcattttcagtgCGTGTTAGAGCAGACTAGCAACAACAATTCTGAGAAGCGCATAACAATCGAAAAGAAGAACAGTTATTCTCGGAAGATGGAAAAAGGAAAGAGAAACATAACACCGTTTAACGGGGAAAAATATTCCATATGGAAATTTTGAGTCAGGGCTTTCTTAGAGGAAAACGAGTTGTTAAAAGTAATTGATGAGGAACCAAGTGATGAGGAAAGTGAGGAAGTGAAGCGAGCAGAAAGAAGTGCAAAGAGTCTTGTAATATTTCAGTGACTCGTTTTTAGTGTTTGCCAACAATGGCAGCTTGGCTAAGgagatttttgacaattttgacACTATTTACAAGCGTATAAGCCTGCCATCTCAACTTTCATTACGCAAACAATTATTGTCTTTAAAATTGAAAGGTGATACTCCGCTAGTGAACCATTTTCGTTTCTTTGATGATTTGGTTACTGAGTTAGTTGCTGCACGAGCCAAGATAGATGAAATGGACAAAGTGTCTCATTTGCTTCTAACACTTCCAATTACCTATGATGGAGTAATAACAGCGATAGAAACGCTCTATGAAAGTAATTTAACATTAGCATTTGTAAAGACTCGGCTTCTCGATCaggaaataaaactaaaaggaGTTGCCAAGGACACCAGTGCAAAAATGTTGCAGGCTATAGGCAATCgataacacacacaaaaacaaaataactaAATTTGTGAAGAAACAATTTCAGAACAAGTCAAAGTCTAAGTTGAAGTGTTTTCATTGCGGCAAACTAGGCCATATGAAGAAGGACTGTTTCTCGTTAAAAAGGCAGGCAGGTGGCAACCAGAATGTTCATGTCCAGAGTAATGTTAGAGAGAGAGACAGGCTCAGATGGCAGCAAAGCCGCCGGACTGTGCTTTTGCATTCATGATGAAATTAGCTAATTCCAGTGAAAAGACAGGTGGCATAGATTTTATATTAGATTCAGGGGCGTCAGATCACATAGTAAACGACATAACTTTATTTTCCGAGTATGAGAATATAAATCCAAGTGTGGCGATTGAGATTGCAAAGCGTGGAGAATTCGAGTATGCTATTGCGAAAGGACTAGT
The genomic region above belongs to Drosophila takahashii strain IR98-3 E-12201 chromosome 2L, DtakHiC1v2, whole genome shotgun sequence and contains:
- the LOC138914908 gene encoding uncharacterized protein gives rise to the protein MALVDDLHDDGHLLSKKWEEIEVKVAGMIAERLSAVPNGPIPSFDSSDMVRKHRVIKCDDSLSRSFLAECIDKIENAWDGLSIRLVHAREIPRRPRARIWLPKEQTDQGKVLSLVDDTSKLLDDLVIDDKTPDVTLNTGA